One genomic region from Pararge aegeria chromosome 14, ilParAegt1.1, whole genome shotgun sequence encodes:
- the LOC120629431 gene encoding uncharacterized protein LOC120629431: MRKWKIILAQYRREKKKIAESKSSGSGISNIYKPKWFGYAYLNFFHGRDEPNASVNSLDEINEQLTQDIQEHTVNEDQESPHERPVEKFKAPKNSQKRRAVDEDPRIAHALSIMDNVNKQMEAKKHDDDDIFAAAVATKLRKIKDERTKILVQRDIDNLLYDAIIGTGKYTATPMPSPYSDSSNSQIRVSSFQIRDNDDSDLLRQNDSEILTWHDM; this comes from the exons ATGagaaaatggaaaattattttgGCTCAATATCGAagagaaaagaagaaaatcGCGGAATCAAAATCTTCAGGTTCTGGTATATCAAACATATACAAGCCAAAATGGTTTGGTTATGCATATTTGAATTTCTTTCATGGAAGGGACGAACCGAATGCCAGTGTGAACTCACTGGACGAAATAAATGAACAG ctAACACAAGATATCCAGGAACACACAGTGAATGAAGATCAAGAATCTCCTCATGAAAGGCCAGTCGAAAAGTTTAAAGCTCCGAAGAACTCGCAGAAACGTCGTGCTGTCGATGAAGACCCGAGAATTGCTCATGCTTTGTCCATTATGGATAACGTAAACAAGCAGATGGAAGCAAAAAaacatgatgatgacgacattTTTGCTGCAGCCGTCGCAACGAAGTTAAGGAAAATTAAAGATGAGCGGACGAAGATTTTAGTGCAAAGAGATATTGATAATTTATTGTATGATGCTATTATTGGTACTGGAAAATATACTGCGACTCCAATGCCTTCACCGTATTCAGATTCGTCGAATTCTCAGATCCGAGTTTCAAGTTTTCAGATCCGTGATAATGATGACTCAGATCTTTTACGCCAGAATGACAGCGAAATATTAACTTGGCATGATATGTAA